In a genomic window of Streptococcus oralis subsp. tigurinus:
- a CDS encoding RluA family pseudouridine synthase, with translation MEIKIETSGQRLDKALSDLTELSRSLANEQIKAGQVLVNGQAKKAKYTVQEGDIVTYHVPEPEVLEYVAENLPLDIIYQDEDVAVVNKPQGMVVHPSAGHTSGTLVNALMYHIKDLSGINGVLRPGIVHRIDKDTSGLLMIAKNDEAHLALAQELKDKKSLRKYWAIVHGNLPNDRGVIEAPIGRSEKDRKKQAVTAKGKPAVTRFHVLERFGDYSLVEFQLETGRTHQIRVHMAYIGHPVAGDEVYGPRKTLKGHGQFLHAKTLGFTHPRTGETLEFTADIPEIFKETLERLRKTENR, from the coding sequence ATGGAAATAAAAATTGAAACTAGTGGGCAACGTCTAGACAAGGCTCTGTCGGATCTGACAGAATTGTCACGCAGTCTCGCGAATGAACAAATCAAGGCTGGACAAGTTTTGGTTAATGGGCAAGCCAAGAAAGCAAAATACACTGTCCAAGAGGGAGATATCGTCACCTACCATGTGCCAGAACCAGAGGTTTTAGAGTATGTGGCTGAGAATCTGCCACTAGATATCATCTACCAAGATGAGGATGTAGCCGTTGTTAACAAACCTCAGGGAATGGTGGTGCATCCGAGTGCTGGTCATACTAGCGGAACCTTGGTCAATGCCCTCATGTACCATATCAAAGACTTGTCAGGTATCAATGGGGTTCTCCGACCGGGTATCGTTCACCGCATTGACAAGGACACATCTGGACTTCTCATGATTGCAAAAAATGATGAGGCCCACTTAGCACTCGCTCAAGAACTCAAGGACAAGAAGTCTCTCCGCAAATACTGGGCGATTGTTCATGGCAATCTTCCCAATGATCGTGGTGTCATTGAAGCGCCGATTGGTCGTAGTGAAAAAGACCGTAAGAAACAGGCTGTGACTGCTAAAGGAAAGCCTGCAGTAACACGTTTTCACGTCTTGGAACGCTTTGGAGATTATAGCTTAGTGGAGTTTCAACTGGAAACAGGGCGTACCCACCAGATTCGTGTTCATATGGCTTATATTGGCCATCCGGTCGCTGGTGATGAAGTCTATGGTCCTCGAAAAACACTGAAAGGACATGGACAATTCCTCCATGCCAAGACTCTAGGTTTTACCCATCCGAGAACAGGTGAGACCTTGGAATTCACAGCAGATATTCCAGAGATTTTTAAAGAAACGCTGGAAAGATTGCGTAAAACTGAGAATAGATAA